A DNA window from Engystomops pustulosus chromosome 6, aEngPut4.maternal, whole genome shotgun sequence contains the following coding sequences:
- the KPNB1 gene encoding importin subunit beta-1, whose translation MELITILEKTVSPDRNELEAAQKFLEQAAVENQATFLLELSKVLANPGNSQVARVASGLQIKNSLTSKDPDVKAQYQQRWLAIDTNIRREIKALVLRTLGTESYRPSSASQCVAGIACAEIPVDQWPQLIPQLVANVTDLVSTEHMKESTLEAIGYICQDIDPEQLQHKSNEILTAIIQGMRKEEPSNNVRLAATNALLNSLEFTKSNFDKESERHYIMQVVCEATQCPDTRVRVAALQNLVKIMSLYYQYMETYMGPALFAITVEAMKNEIDEVSLQGIEFWSNVCDEEMDLAIEASEAAEQGRPPEHTSKFYAKGALQYLVPILTQTLTKQDENDDDDDWNPCKAAGVCLMLLATCCEDDIVPHVLPFIKEHIKNPDWRYRDAAVMAFGSILEGPEACQLKPLVIQAMPTLIELMKDPSVVVRDTTAWTVGRICELLPEAAINDVYLIPLLQCLIEGLGAEPRVATNVCWAFSSLAEAAYEAADVTDDQEEPASYCLSSSFELIVQKLLETTDRPDGHQNNLRSSAYEALMEIVKNSAKDCYPAVQKTTLVIMERLQQVLQMESHIQSTSDRIQFNDLQSLLCATLQNVLRKVQPQDALQISDVVMASLLRMFQSTAGSGGVQEDALMAVSTLVEVLGAEFLKYMEAFKPFLGIGLKNYAEYQVCLAAVGIVGDLCRALQSNILPFCDEIMQLLLENLGNENVHRSVKPQILSVFGDIALAIGGEFKKYLDVVLNTLQQASQAQVAKTDYDMVDYLNDLREGCLEAYTGIIQGLKGDQENVHPDVMLVQPRVEFILSFIDHIAGDEDHTDNVVACGAGLIGDLCTAFGKDVVKLVETRPMIHELLTEGRRSKTNKTKTLATWATKELRKLKNQA comes from the exons ATGGAGCTCATCACTATCCTCGAGAAGACCGTATCTCCCG ACCGCAATGAGTTGGAGGCGGCACAGAAGTTCTTGGAGCAGGCGGCCGTCGAGAACCAG GCAACCTTCCTGTTGGAGCTTTCAAAAGTCCTTGCAAATCCTGGAAACAGCCAGGTGGCAAGAGTTGCATCTGGCTTGCAGATTAAAAACTCGCTGACCTCAAAAGATCCAGATGTGAAGGCCCAGTACCAACAGCGCTGGTTGGCCATTGACACTAACATCCGTAGGGAAATAAAAGCTTTG GTGCTTCGAACACTAGGCACAGAGAGCTACAGGCCTAGCTCAGCATCACAGTGCGTGGCAGGGATAGCATGTGCAGAAATACCAGTAGACCAATGGCCCCAGCTCATACCACAGCTTGTTGCCAATGTTACAGACTTGGTCAGCACAGAACACATGAAAGAATCTACGCTGGAAGCCATTGGGTACATCTGCCAGGACATT GACCCTGAACAACTGCAACACAAATCCAATGAAATCCTGACTGCGATTATCCAGGGTATGAGAAAAGAGGAGCCAAGCAACAATGTTAGGTTAGCAGCGACAAATGCCCTGCTCAACTCTCTGGAGTTCACCAAATCTAACTTTGATAAAGAG TCTGAAAGGCATTATATTATGCAAGTGGTCTGCGAGGCAACGCAGTGTCCGGATACCAGG GTGCGAGTAGCTGCTTTGCAGAATTTGGTGAAGATCATGTCCCTCTATTACCAGTATATGGAAACCTACATGGGACCTGCGCTTTTTGCT ATCACAGTGGAGGCAATGAAGAATGAAATAGATGAAGTCTCTTTACAGGGGATTGAATTCTGGTCCAACGTCTGTGATGAGGAGATGGACCTCGCAATTGAGGCATCTGAG GCTGCTGAACAGGGGAGACCACCTGAACACACCAGCAAGTTCTATGCCAAGGGGGCTCTTCAGTACCTTGTTCCTATTCTGACACAGACTCTGACAAAACAG GATGAgaatgatgatgacgatgactgGAACCCCTGTAAGGCTGCTGGGGTGTGCCTCATGCTCCTTGCTACCTGCTGCGAAGATGACATTGTCCCCCATGTGTTGCCATTCATTAAAGAACACATTAAGAACCCAGACTGGCGCTACAGAGATGCAGCAGTTATGGCATTTGGCAGTATACTCGAGGGCCCAGAAGCATGCCAATTGAAGCCACTAGTTATTCAG GCAATGCCCACCCTCATTGAGCTCATGAAGGATCCCAGTGTGGTTGTAAGGGACACTACTGCTTGGACTGTAGGAAGGATATGTGAGCTTCTCCCAGAGGCAGCCATCAATGATGTCTACCTCATTCCGCTGCTGCAGTGCCTCATAGAGGGCCTAGGGGCTGAGCCAAGAGTTGCTACAAATGTTTGCTGG GCATTTTCCAGTTTGGCTGAGGCTGCTTATGAAGCTGCCGATGTAACTGATGACCAAGAGGAGCCTGCTTCCTATTGCTTGTCTAGCTCCTTTGAGCTAATTGTACAGAAACTGCTTGAAACAACTGATAG ACCTGATGGACATCAGAACAACCTACGAAGCTCTGCCTACGAAGCCCTAATGGAGATAGTGAAGAACAGTGCCAAGGACTGCTACCCGGCTGTGCAGAAAACTACTTTAGTGATAATGGAGAGGTTGCAGCAAGTGCTTCAGATGGAG TCCCACATACAGAGCACATCAGACAGAATACAGTTTAATGATTTGCAGTCCCTCCTCTGTGCTACACTCCAG AACGTACTCCGCAAAGTGCAGCCCCAAGATGCCCTCCAGATATCTGATGTGGTAATGGCCTCTCTACTGCGCATGTTCCAGAGCACAGCGGGGTCAGGTGGTGTACAGGAAGATGCTCTTATGGCTGTCAGCACTTTAGTTGAAG TACTTGGAGCAGAGTTTTTGAAATACATGGAGGCATTTAAACCTTTCCTTGGTATTGGGCTCAAGAACTATGCAGAGTACCAG GTTTGCTTGGCAGCTGTTGGAATCGTAGGGGATCTTTGCCGTGCTCTTCAATCAAACATTTTGCCGTTCTGTGACGAGATCATGCAACTTTTGTTGGAAAACCTTGGG AATGAGAATGTTCACCGCTCTGTAAAACCACAGATCCTTTCTGTTTTTGGAGATATTGCATTAGCTATTGGAGGCGAGTTCAAGAAATACTTGGATGTAGTGCTCAATACTCTGCAGCAAGCCTCTCAAGCACAGGTGGCAAAG ACAGACTATGATATGGTGGATTACCTCAATGACCTGCGTGAAGGCTGCTTGGAAGCATACACGGGCATTATCCAGGGTCTCAAAGGAGACCAAGAGAATGTTCACC CTGATGTAATGCTGGTGCAGCCTCGTGTGGAGTTCATCCTGTCCTTTATTGATCATATTGCTGGAGACGAAGATCACACCGACAATGTGGTTGCATGCGGTGCAGGACTTATCGG AGATCTGTGCACTGCATTTGGGAAGGATGTTGTCAAATTGGTGGAAACTCGGCCGATGATCCATGAGTTGCTGACAGAGGGCAGGCGATCAAAGACGAACAAGACTAAAACTCTTGCAACCTGGGCAACTAAGGAGCTGAGGAAGCTAAAAAACCAAGCTTG A